A section of the Desulfobacteraceae bacterium genome encodes:
- a CDS encoding ChaN family lipoprotein has translation MCPKRIILAATLCWLLAVAPATAVDRLYDLNRKLTVTLEEALPQLLSAPLVVVGEQHSEALHHEMQRKVIAALVAAGRPVAVGLEMFRRESQAELNRWVAGELSPADFEKAYYRNWNYPWAAYRTVFDYAREHGVPLVGLNVAPAITRQVARDGFESLSTTQRGQLPAAVTCEVDAAYMAYIRQAFGAHAHGHLDFTNFCEAQLVWDKSMALHAIAYLKERPEMLMVILTGIGHAWKPGIPAQLKAYGGLPAVVILPEVPGDIEPERIGAAAADFIFLMP, from the coding sequence ATGTGCCCTAAACGCATCATTCTGGCCGCGACCCTCTGCTGGCTTCTGGCGGTAGCCCCGGCAACGGCCGTCGACCGCCTTTACGACCTCAACCGCAAGCTGACCGTGACCCTCGAAGAGGCCCTGCCCCAGCTGCTTTCGGCACCGCTGGTGGTGGTGGGAGAGCAGCATAGCGAAGCGCTGCATCATGAGATGCAGCGCAAGGTCATCGCGGCCCTGGTTGCCGCCGGCCGGCCGGTGGCCGTGGGGCTGGAGATGTTCCGGCGCGAGAGCCAGGCGGAGCTGAACCGCTGGGTGGCCGGAGAGCTCTCCCCGGCGGATTTTGAAAAGGCCTACTACCGCAACTGGAACTACCCCTGGGCGGCCTACCGCACGGTGTTCGATTACGCTCGGGAGCACGGGGTGCCGCTGGTGGGGCTGAACGTCGCCCCGGCCATCACCCGCCAGGTGGCCCGCGACGGGTTTGAGTCGCTTTCCACCACCCAGCGCGGTCAACTGCCGGCAGCCGTGACCTGCGAGGTTGATGCCGCCTACATGGCCTACATCCGGCAGGCTTTCGGGGCCCACGCCCACGGGCACCTGGATTTCACCAATTTCTGCGAGGCCCAGCTGGTGTGGGACAAGAGTATGGCCCTGCATGCGATCGCCTACCTTAAAGAGCGCCCGGAAATGCTGATGGTGATCCTGACCGGCATCGGACATGCCTGGAAGCCCGGCATCCCGGCCCAGCTCAAAGCCTACGGCGGCCTTCCGGCGGTGGTGATCCTGCCGGAGGTGCCGGGCGATATCGAGCCGGAGCGCATCGGTGCCGCGGCCGCCGATTTCATTTTTCTGATGCCCTGA
- a CDS encoding DJ-1/PfpI family protein yields the protein MRKKVLVPIADGVEEIEAVCIIDVLRRAGAEVTVAAVGELAVTASRGVRLMADRPLESCRGERFDLIALPGGLPGAEHLRDCGLLTDLLRQQARQNRLYAAICAAPAVVLQHHGLLAGRRATCHPALADRLDPAARPGARVVVDGNCITSQGPGTALEFALELVAQLFGPERAEAVAGPMLARR from the coding sequence ATGCGCAAAAAGGTCCTCGTTCCGATAGCCGACGGTGTGGAGGAGATCGAAGCGGTCTGCATCATCGACGTCCTGCGGCGCGCCGGGGCGGAGGTGACCGTGGCCGCCGTGGGCGAGTTGGCGGTCACCGCCTCCCGCGGCGTCCGCCTGATGGCCGACCGGCCTCTGGAGAGCTGCCGCGGGGAGCGCTTCGACCTCATCGCCCTGCCCGGCGGGCTGCCGGGTGCCGAGCACCTACGCGACTGCGGGCTGCTCACCGACCTGCTGCGCCAGCAGGCGCGCCAGAATAGGCTTTACGCCGCCATCTGCGCCGCCCCGGCGGTGGTCCTGCAGCATCACGGGCTGCTGGCCGGACGGCGGGCGACCTGTCACCCGGCCCTGGCCGATCGGCTGGACCCCGCAGCGCGCCCCGGGGCGCGCGTGGTCGTGGACGGCAACTGCATCACCAGCCAGGGGCCGGGGACCGCCCTGGAATTCGCCCTGGAGCTGGTGGCGCAACTGTTCGGGCCCGAGCGGGCCGAGGCCGTGGCCGGCCCGATGCTGGCCCGCAGGTAG
- a CDS encoding M1 family peptidase: GYTLMGGRVLRLPFILSTSLGHEIAHCWWGNGVYVDPRGGNWSEGLATYVADYDFREQQGPAAAREYRRELLRGYAALAPPQREFPLSRFTHRTDPLSKTVGYDKGAFVFHMLRRQVGDAAFDHALRDFFQTHRFRRAGWEDLRAVFEKYSPEPLQGFFDQWVARAGGPQLALAGVRLTPAAEGYRVTGELTQTAPHYHLEVPLTVFTATTRVTRRLNLTGPATRFDFSVAEAPQRLVADPDFDLFRRLSAEEIPPSVNSVKAAKGPLVVLPDAPAPELEAAADLLVRSLGLQQARLLRASTLGPDRWRSRSMLWVGALPPAGLLAAQPAELILAPAGFTVAGRRYADPGDTLFAVWPHPHSASAVVAVFLPLARADAALVARKVTHYGKASYLVFRDGANQAKGTWPAARSPLVHIWP, translated from the coding sequence GGTTACACCCTGATGGGCGGGAGGGTGCTGCGCCTGCCGTTTATCCTCAGCACCAGCCTGGGCCATGAGATCGCCCACTGCTGGTGGGGCAACGGGGTTTACGTGGACCCCCGCGGCGGGAACTGGAGCGAGGGGCTGGCCACCTATGTGGCCGACTACGATTTCAGGGAACAGCAGGGGCCGGCGGCGGCCCGGGAATACCGCCGCGAGCTCCTGCGGGGCTACGCCGCCCTGGCCCCCCCGCAGCGGGAGTTCCCCCTGTCGCGCTTCACCCATCGCACGGACCCGCTTTCCAAGACGGTGGGCTACGACAAGGGGGCCTTCGTGTTTCACATGCTGCGCCGGCAGGTGGGGGACGCGGCCTTCGATCATGCCCTGCGGGATTTTTTCCAGACCCATCGGTTTCGGCGCGCCGGCTGGGAGGATCTGCGGGCGGTCTTCGAAAAATATTCCCCTGAACCGTTGCAGGGTTTTTTCGACCAGTGGGTGGCGCGCGCCGGCGGGCCGCAGCTGGCGCTGGCGGGCGTCCGCCTGACGCCGGCCGCGGAAGGCTATCGGGTGACCGGGGAGCTTACCCAGACGGCACCCCATTACCACCTGGAGGTGCCCCTGACCGTGTTCACGGCCACCACCCGTGTCACCCGCCGGCTGAACCTGACCGGCCCCGCCACGCGGTTTGACTTTTCCGTGGCCGAAGCCCCCCAGCGCCTGGTAGCCGACCCTGATTTTGACCTCTTCAGGCGACTGTCCGCCGAGGAGATCCCGCCCAGCGTCAACAGCGTCAAGGCCGCCAAGGGGCCTTTGGTGGTGCTGCCCGATGCGCCGGCGCCGGAACTCGAGGCCGCCGCGGACCTTCTGGTTCGCTCCCTGGGGCTGCAACAGGCGCGCCTGCTACGGGCCTCGACCCTCGGCCCGGACCGCTGGCGCAGCCGATCGATGCTGTGGGTGGGGGCACTGCCGCCGGCTGGGCTGCTGGCCGCCCAGCCGGCCGAGTTGATCCTGGCTCCCGCCGGCTTCACTGTCGCCGGGCGGCGTTATGCCGACCCGGGGGACACCCTCTTCGCGGTCTGGCCCCACCCCCACTCGGCGTCAGCGGTGGTGGCGGTTTTCCTGCCCCTCGCCCGGGCCGATGCGGCCCTGGTGGCCCGCAAGGTCACCCACTACGGCAAGGCCAGTTACCTGGTGTTCCGGGACGGCGCCAATCAGGCCAAGGGCACCTGGCCGGCGGCGCGCTCCCCGCTGGTGCACATCTGGCCCTGA
- a CDS encoding MBL fold metallo-hydrolase, producing the protein MYVRFWGVRGSVASPGRDTVVYGGNTACLELRLNGSDRVIIIDAGSGIRSLGAHLIRTRSAPIEAEIFLTHTHWDHIMGFPFFDPIYRPNTRLKVYGPITYEEDTLDRIVGDQLSYRYFPVRHSELSAAISYHQLREEEMRFSDGLRIKTKYLNHSLLCLGYRFEHDGKVLCTGYDTEPFQNVFSDDPASPGYDPVVCEEGARAVADANKALLDFFRDADILIHDAQYTLREYSAGKSGWGHSPMEHAIQTAIAAGVKKVVLFHHDPDRRDDELQALEKRFRAAQQPLGKPEILVAREGMQLSA; encoded by the coding sequence ATGTACGTGCGTTTCTGGGGTGTGAGAGGGTCGGTGGCCAGCCCGGGCCGGGACACCGTGGTTTACGGCGGCAACACGGCCTGTCTGGAGCTGCGCTTGAACGGCAGCGATCGGGTGATCATCATCGACGCCGGCTCCGGCATCCGCAGCCTGGGCGCGCATCTGATCCGCACCCGCAGCGCCCCCATCGAGGCGGAAATCTTTCTGACCCACACCCACTGGGACCACATCATGGGGTTTCCCTTTTTCGATCCCATCTACCGGCCCAACACCCGCCTGAAGGTCTACGGGCCGATCACCTACGAGGAGGACACGCTGGATCGGATCGTGGGCGACCAGCTGAGCTACCGCTATTTCCCCGTGCGTCACAGCGAGTTGTCGGCCGCCATCAGCTATCATCAGCTGCGCGAGGAAGAGATGCGCTTCAGCGACGGCCTGCGGATCAAAACCAAATACCTCAACCACTCGCTGCTCTGCCTGGGCTACCGGTTCGAGCACGACGGCAAGGTGCTCTGCACCGGCTACGATACCGAGCCGTTCCAGAATGTTTTCAGCGACGACCCCGCCTCCCCCGGCTACGACCCGGTGGTCTGCGAGGAGGGTGCGCGGGCGGTGGCGGATGCCAACAAGGCGCTGCTGGACTTTTTCCGCGACGCGGACATCCTCATCCATGACGCCCAGTACACGCTGCGCGAGTACAGCGCCGGCAAAAGCGGCTGGGGGCATTCCCCGATGGAGCACGCCATCCAGACCGCCATCGCGGCCGGGGTCAAAAAAGTGGTTCTTTTCCACCACGACCCGGACCGCCGGGACGATGAGCTGCAGGCCCTGGAGAAGCGGTTTCGCGCCGCCCAGCAGCCCCTGGGAAAGCCCGAAATTCTCGTGGCCCGCGAGGGCATGCAGCTGAGCGCCTGA
- a CDS encoding HDOD domain-containing protein, whose translation MTPEERLAIIQRYIAKMPPLPATVTKVMAICNDPNATPADLNKIISLDPVLMGKVLRLINSAYYGLVQEITSLVRAIIMLGINTVKNLVLSTAVLSTLGNRRNFQALNMDDFWRHSLSVGVASKLIARKRGAPRNRLEEYFIAGLLHDLGKIPLNNRFSQDYQEVIHRSRSDALPLHVAEKASFGIDHADVGRLITDNWQLGADISDTLFFHHTLEGVAGDSREIIHSVALANYYVNVKGLGFSGNCCPQPVRAENFTGLDITLDYLESVEQEVKSEIERALVFLRVAG comes from the coding sequence ATGACCCCCGAAGAGCGACTGGCCATCATTCAGCGCTACATCGCCAAAATGCCGCCCCTGCCGGCGACGGTCACCAAGGTGATGGCGATCTGCAACGACCCCAACGCCACCCCGGCGGATCTCAACAAGATCATCAGCCTCGACCCCGTCCTGATGGGCAAGGTCCTGCGGCTGATCAACTCGGCCTATTACGGCCTGGTGCAGGAGATCACCTCCCTGGTCCGGGCCATCATCATGCTGGGGATCAACACGGTCAAAAATTTGGTGCTCAGCACCGCCGTGCTCAGCACCCTGGGCAATCGCCGCAATTTTCAGGCCCTCAACATGGACGATTTCTGGCGCCACTCGCTCAGCGTCGGCGTGGCCTCCAAGCTCATCGCCCGCAAGCGGGGGGCGCCCCGCAACCGCTTGGAGGAGTATTTCATCGCGGGCCTGCTCCACGATTTGGGCAAGATTCCGCTCAACAACCGCTTTTCACAGGATTACCAGGAGGTCATCCACCGCTCCCGCAGCGACGCCCTGCCCCTCCACGTGGCCGAAAAGGCTTCTTTCGGGATCGACCACGCCGATGTCGGCCGTTTGATCACCGACAATTGGCAGCTGGGCGCGGATATCAGCGACACGCTTTTTTTCCATCACACCCTGGAGGGGGTCGCGGGGGACAGCCGCGAGATCATTCATTCGGTGGCCCTGGCCAACTATTACGTCAATGTCAAAGGACTCGGGTTTTCAGGCAACTGCTGTCCGCAGCCCGTCAGGGCTGAAAATTTCACGGGCCTGGACATCACCCTGGACTATCTGGAGAGCGTCGAGCAGGAGGTTAAATCCGAAATCGAGCGGGCCCTGGTGTTTCTGCGAGTGGCCGGCTGA
- a CDS encoding site-specific DNA-methyltransferase codes for MDRAHPTTSHRVFFESAARMAAVAAQSAHLVVTSPPYPMIAMWDEIFAAQAPRVETALARQDGRQAFEEMHRVLDPVWDEVARILVPGGLVCINIGDATRSMGEIFRLYPNHARILNAFQRRGLSVLPAILWRKQTNAPNKFMGSGMLPAGAYVTLEHEYILILRKGSPRRFASAAEKQVRRESAFFWEERNSWFSDIWFDLKGARQKLSNGESRLRSGAFPLELVYRLICMYSVQGDTVVDPFAGTGTTLLAAMAAARNSIGYELSPEFAPVIAAQAAQIRETANALIAQRLAAHEAFMRDHSARKGPPRHTSRHYDFPVVTHQEIELHLPPLAAVEAPTENVFVVHYGAPPPETVRPTAGPAPATAGRERPLPGFA; via the coding sequence ATGGACAGAGCGCACCCCACAACCAGCCACCGGGTCTTTTTCGAGAGCGCGGCGCGCATGGCCGCCGTTGCCGCCCAAAGCGCGCACCTGGTGGTCACCTCGCCGCCCTACCCGATGATCGCCATGTGGGACGAGATCTTTGCCGCCCAGGCCCCGCGCGTCGAAACGGCGCTGGCGCGCCAGGACGGCCGGCAGGCCTTTGAAGAGATGCACCGGGTGTTGGACCCCGTGTGGGACGAGGTCGCACGCATCCTGGTCCCCGGCGGTCTGGTCTGCATCAACATCGGGGACGCCACCCGCAGCATGGGGGAAATTTTCCGGCTCTACCCCAACCACGCCCGGATCCTGAACGCCTTTCAACGCAGGGGGCTCTCGGTTCTGCCGGCCATCCTGTGGCGCAAGCAGACCAATGCGCCCAACAAGTTCATGGGATCCGGCATGCTGCCGGCCGGCGCCTACGTGACCCTGGAGCACGAGTATATCCTGATCCTGCGCAAGGGCTCCCCGCGGCGGTTCGCCAGCGCCGCCGAAAAACAGGTCCGCCGTGAAAGCGCCTTTTTCTGGGAGGAGCGCAACAGCTGGTTTTCCGACATCTGGTTCGATCTCAAGGGCGCCCGCCAGAAGCTCTCCAACGGCGAGAGCCGCCTGCGCAGCGGGGCCTTCCCGCTGGAGCTGGTCTACCGCCTGATCTGCATGTACTCGGTCCAGGGGGACACGGTGGTGGACCCCTTTGCGGGCACCGGCACCACCCTGCTGGCCGCCATGGCCGCGGCGCGCAACAGCATCGGCTACGAGCTCAGCCCGGAGTTCGCCCCCGTGATCGCAGCCCAGGCGGCGCAAATCCGGGAAACCGCCAACGCCCTGATCGCCCAGCGACTGGCGGCCCACGAGGCCTTCATGCGCGATCACAGCGCCCGCAAGGGCCCGCCCCGGCACACCAGCCGGCACTACGACTTTCCGGTGGTGACGCACCAGGAAATCGAGCTGCATCTGCCCCCCCTGGCGGCGGTGGAGGCCCCGACCGAAAATGTTTTTGTGGTCCACTACGGAGCTCCTCCCCCAGAGACCGTGCGTCCGACGGCAGGTCCGGCGCCCGCAACCGCGGGGCGGGAAAGGCCCCTGCCGGGGTTTGCCTGA